A genomic stretch from Limnohabitans sp. includes:
- the paaK gene encoding phenylacetate--CoA ligase PaaK: protein MSQKAFPLEPIEKASIDELRSLQLKRLQQTLQHAYANSPVYRAKFDAAGVHPDDCKSLADIAKFPFTTKSDLRDSYPFGMFAVPRENCARIHASSGTTGKPTVVGYTLKDIDIWSTVVARSIRAGGAKPGDMVHISYGYGLFTGGMGAHYGAEKLGLTVVPFGGGQTERQVQLIQDFKSNIIMVTPSYMLAIADEFERQGIDPKTSSLRIGIFGAEPWTNDMRAAIEKRMNIDAVDIYGLSEVMGPGVASECIETKDGPTIWEDHFYPEIIHPETGEPVADGEMGELVFSSLTKEALPIIRYRTRDLTRLLPGTARSMRRMEKITGRSDDMMIIRGVNVFPSQIEELILKRAELAPHYQCVLTREGPMDDLKVLIETKPGVSPDSIEARAAAKQLQHEIKVYIGSSVAIELKAEGGVERSQGKAKRVVDLRGK from the coding sequence ATGAGTCAAAAAGCCTTCCCCCTCGAGCCGATTGAAAAGGCCAGCATCGACGAGCTGCGCAGCTTGCAGCTCAAGCGCCTGCAGCAAACCCTGCAGCACGCCTACGCCAACTCGCCCGTTTACCGTGCCAAATTCGACGCGGCAGGCGTGCACCCCGATGACTGCAAGAGCCTGGCCGACATTGCCAAGTTCCCGTTCACTACCAAGTCAGACCTGCGCGACAGCTACCCCTTTGGCATGTTTGCCGTACCACGTGAAAACTGCGCCCGCATCCACGCGTCCAGCGGCACCACCGGCAAACCCACCGTGGTGGGTTACACCCTCAAAGACATTGACATCTGGTCCACTGTGGTGGCCCGCAGCATCCGCGCTGGCGGGGCCAAGCCGGGTGACATGGTGCACATCAGCTACGGTTATGGCTTGTTCACTGGCGGCATGGGCGCGCATTACGGGGCCGAAAAACTGGGCCTGACGGTCGTGCCTTTTGGCGGCGGCCAAACCGAGCGCCAGGTGCAGCTGATCCAGGATTTCAAGTCCAACATCATCATGGTCACGCCCAGTTACATGCTGGCGATTGCCGACGAATTTGAGCGCCAAGGCATCGACCCCAAGACCAGCTCGTTGCGCATCGGCATTTTCGGCGCTGAGCCCTGGACCAATGACATGCGCGCCGCGATTGAAAAGCGCATGAACATCGACGCGGTCGACATCTATGGCCTGTCTGAAGTGATGGGGCCGGGTGTGGCCAGCGAATGCATCGAGACCAAAGACGGTCCGACCATCTGGGAAGACCACTTCTACCCCGAGATCATCCACCCCGAGACGGGCGAGCCGGTGGCCGATGGCGAAATGGGCGAGTTGGTCTTCTCCAGCCTGACCAAAGAAGCCTTGCCCATCATCCGCTACCGCACCCGTGACCTGACGCGCTTGCTGCCCGGCACCGCCCGCAGCATGCGCCGCATGGAAAAAATCACCGGCCGCAGCGACGACATGATGATCATCCGGGGCGTGAATGTGTTCCCCAGCCAGATCGAAGAATTGATCTTGAAGCGCGCCGAGCTGGCCCCGCACTACCAGTGCGTGCTGACCCGCGAAGGCCCGATGGACGACCTCAAAGTGCTGATCGAAACCAAGCCCGGCGTCTCCCCCGACAGCATCGAAGCCCGTGCGGCTGCCAAGCAGCTGCAGCACGAAATCAAGGTCTACATCGGTTCGAGCGTGGCGATCGAGCTCAAGGCCGAAGGCGGCGTCGAGCGCAGCCAGGGCAAGGCCAAACGCGTGGTGGATTTGCGCGGTAAGTGA
- the paaI gene encoding hydroxyphenylacetyl-CoA thioesterase PaaI, with amino-acid sequence MMNDPKILARRVGETMFAADVASKDTMGMELLACEPGRAVMRMTVKALHLNGHQICHGGFIFTLADSTFAFACNSYNKNAVAAGCSIEFLKPGKLGDVLTCEGIEQTLSGRHGIYDMKVTNQNGEVIAMFRGKSAQIPGTVIPE; translated from the coding sequence ATGATGAATGATCCAAAAATCCTTGCCCGACGGGTGGGTGAAACCATGTTTGCGGCCGACGTGGCCTCCAAAGACACCATGGGCATGGAACTGCTGGCCTGCGAGCCCGGCCGCGCCGTGATGCGCATGACCGTCAAAGCGTTGCACCTGAATGGCCATCAAATTTGCCATGGCGGCTTCATCTTCACGCTGGCTGACTCGACCTTTGCCTTTGCCTGTAACAGCTACAACAAGAACGCGGTCGCGGCGGGTTGCAGTATCGAGTTTTTGAAGCCCGGCAAGCTGGGCGATGTGCTGACCTGTGAAGGCATTGAGCAGACCCTGAGCGGGCGTCACGGCATCTACGATATGAAAGTCACCAACCAAAACGGTGAAGTGATCGCCATGTTCCGTGGCAAGAGCGCGCAGATCCCGGGCACCGTCATCCCCGAATAA
- a CDS encoding enoyl-CoA hydratase-related protein encodes MAESSASVLYEVRGAVALITLNRPQALNSFTREMHQKLWAAMDLAEANPAVRALVLTGAGRGFCAGLDLSEIDFSPGPGLLERADPGPVINDAFNPTTRRLQSLRMPIVCAVNGVAAGAGASVVMACDIAIAAPTASFVQAFSKIGLIPDAGGSWLLVERLGLPRAMALAMTGDKLTAERAKEWGLIWDVADDCVAAALALADKLAGMPTKALVATRHLLRDAGTRSLDAHLNVERDTQSALGKTHDYMEGVNAFLQKRAPQFKGE; translated from the coding sequence ATGGCCGAATCAAGTGCATCGGTGCTGTATGAAGTGCGAGGCGCTGTGGCGCTGATCACCCTCAACCGCCCCCAAGCCCTTAACAGTTTCACCCGTGAAATGCACCAGAAGCTCTGGGCCGCAATGGATCTGGCCGAAGCCAACCCGGCTGTGCGGGCGTTGGTGTTGACCGGTGCGGGGCGTGGCTTTTGCGCTGGGCTGGATTTGTCCGAGATTGATTTCTCCCCAGGCCCCGGTTTGCTCGAACGCGCCGACCCGGGCCCAGTGATCAACGATGCCTTCAACCCCACCACGCGCCGGCTGCAGTCCTTGCGTATGCCGATCGTTTGCGCTGTCAACGGCGTGGCGGCTGGCGCAGGTGCCTCGGTGGTCATGGCATGTGACATCGCGATTGCCGCGCCCACAGCCAGCTTTGTACAGGCCTTCAGCAAGATTGGACTGATTCCCGATGCAGGCGGAAGTTGGTTGCTGGTGGAACGCCTGGGCCTGCCCCGGGCCATGGCGCTGGCCATGACGGGCGACAAACTGACTGCTGAAAGAGCCAAAGAATGGGGCCTGATCTGGGATGTCGCAGACGACTGCGTGGCCGCCGCGCTGGCGCTGGCGGACAAGCTGGCCGGAATGCCGACCAAGGCGCTGGTGGCCACACGCCATTTGTTGCGCGATGCGGGTACCCGCTCACTGGATGCGCACCTGAATGTGGAGCGTGATACGCAATCGGCGTTGGGTAAAACGCACGACTATATGGAGGGTGTGAACGCGTTCCTGCAAAAACGCGCACCCCAATTCAAGGGCGAATGA
- a CDS encoding enoyl-CoA hydratase, translating to MRYENIEIRVEGGKVGIITLNRPKALNALNGALMDELGLALKVFDADEAIGCIVITGSEKAFAAGADISAMAKFNFHDVYKNDFITRNWETIRSIRKPVIAAVSGFALGGGCELAMMCDFIIAADNAKFGQPEIKIGIIPGAGGTQRLPRALGKSKAMDLVLTGRMMDAAEAERGGLVSRVVPLDKLMDETLGAALMICGYGQLATMAAKESVNRAFESGLSDGVMFERRLFHGLFATADQKEGMDAFLNKRAPKFING from the coding sequence TTGCGCTACGAAAACATCGAAATCCGCGTTGAAGGCGGCAAAGTTGGCATCATCACCCTGAACCGCCCCAAGGCCCTGAACGCCCTGAACGGCGCTCTGATGGACGAGCTGGGCCTGGCCCTCAAAGTCTTTGACGCCGACGAGGCCATTGGCTGCATCGTCATCACCGGCAGCGAAAAAGCCTTTGCCGCAGGTGCTGACATTTCGGCCATGGCGAAGTTCAATTTCCACGACGTTTACAAAAACGACTTCATCACGCGCAACTGGGAAACCATCCGCAGCATTCGCAAGCCCGTGATCGCGGCCGTCAGCGGCTTTGCGCTGGGGGGCGGCTGCGAGCTGGCCATGATGTGCGACTTCATCATCGCCGCCGACAACGCCAAGTTCGGCCAGCCCGAAATCAAGATCGGCATCATCCCCGGCGCAGGCGGCACGCAGCGCCTGCCTCGGGCCTTGGGCAAATCCAAAGCGATGGACTTGGTCCTCACAGGCCGCATGATGGACGCGGCAGAAGCCGAACGTGGTGGCTTGGTCAGCCGCGTGGTGCCGCTGGACAAGTTGATGGACGAAACACTGGGGGCCGCTTTGATGATTTGTGGCTATGGCCAACTGGCCACGATGGCGGCCAAAGAAAGCGTCAACCGCGCCTTTGAAAGTGGGCTGAGCGACGGCGTGATGTTCGAGCGCCGCCTGTTCCACGGCTTGTTTGCCACCGCCGACCAAAAAGAAGGCATGGACGCGTTTTTGAACAAACGCGCCCCCAAGTTCATCAACGGGTGA
- a CDS encoding formate dehydrogenase accessory sulfurtransferase FdhD translates to MSVVLNAPVAASAPLKPHITRARAPLTRSVPVCNEFGESSETQIPAERALTIYLDKKELVTLMTLGAEPEWLVLGFLRNQRLIDSVDQIESITVDWTIGEGELGEPGVAAVKTRANAQVVIERSAERVVTTGCGQGSVFGDLMAHIDEIELPPAQITQSQLYGVVNAIRLQETTYKSSGSVHGCALFQGDQMLMFVEDVGRHNAVDTIAGWMWMHDVNAQDKVFYTTGRLTSEMVIKSAQMGVPVVVSRSGITQMGLDVAQRLGLCAIGRATNKRFLCFSAPERLIWQPELVTPPG, encoded by the coding sequence ATGTCTGTTGTTCTGAACGCTCCCGTGGCCGCATCGGCCCCGCTCAAGCCCCACATCACCCGAGCGCGTGCACCCCTGACCCGCAGTGTGCCCGTGTGCAACGAATTCGGTGAGTCCTCCGAGACGCAAATCCCCGCTGAGCGTGCGCTGACCATTTACCTCGATAAAAAAGAGCTGGTGACCTTGATGACTCTGGGCGCCGAGCCCGAGTGGCTGGTGCTGGGCTTCTTGCGCAACCAGCGTCTGATTGATTCGGTGGACCAGATCGAATCCATCACCGTGGACTGGACGATTGGCGAAGGCGAGCTGGGCGAGCCCGGTGTGGCGGCGGTCAAAACCCGCGCCAACGCCCAGGTGGTGATCGAGCGCAGTGCCGAGCGCGTGGTGACCACCGGCTGTGGCCAGGGCAGTGTATTTGGCGATTTGATGGCCCACATTGACGAGATCGAACTGCCGCCCGCGCAAATCACCCAAAGCCAGCTTTACGGTGTGGTCAACGCCATCCGCTTGCAAGAAACCACCTACAAATCATCGGGCTCAGTGCACGGCTGCGCCTTGTTTCAGGGCGACCAAATGCTCATGTTCGTCGAAGATGTGGGTCGTCACAACGCGGTGGACACCATTGCCGGTTGGATGTGGATGCACGACGTGAACGCCCAGGACAAGGTGTTCTACACCACCGGGCGCTTGACCAGCGAGATGGTCATCAAGTCCGCACAAATGGGCGTGCCCGTGGTCGTCTCGCGCAGCGGCATCACGCAAATGGGCCTGGACGTGGCCCAGCGCCTGGGCTTGTGCGCCATTGGCCGCGCCACCAACAAACGCTTCTTGTGCTTCAGCGCCCCCGAGCGGCTGATCTGGCAGCCTGAGTTGGTGACCCCACCCGGTTGA
- a CDS encoding formate dehydrogenase subunit gamma, with translation MRRFLLSIGLALWTLGAVAQTQAPASAAPPAASSAAPAAAAANSLGVKSANIFQIAPGADADPKYKDQTNAERGQVQPGNNAPMWRAVGQGVTGYTSLPKSQAPEAGNLIQPFVQYPGSRLASAGESWRQVRNNIIIPYGAALLLIAVGAMALFYFSKGTIELHGQETGRKIERFTPFERSAHWANAIAFVSLAISGIVIAYGKYFLLPILGGTLFGWLSFALKNLHNFAGPLFAVSLVVVFITFVKDNLPSKDDVVWMLKGGGLFSGTEVPSHRFNAGEKVVFWGGVLLLGAIVVGSGLVLDMLIPGLIYERGTMQIASMIHGVAALFMMAMFIGHIYMGTIGMRGAYKAMRTGYVDETWAKEHHELWYDDVKSGKIPAHRTATTAPPATSNASTASA, from the coding sequence ATGCGTCGCTTCTTACTGAGCATCGGTCTGGCCCTGTGGACCTTGGGCGCTGTGGCCCAAACGCAGGCCCCGGCATCTGCGGCCCCACCCGCTGCATCTTCCGCTGCACCTGCCGCCGCAGCTGCCAACAGCCTGGGCGTCAAAAGCGCCAACATCTTCCAGATCGCACCGGGTGCCGACGCCGATCCGAAGTACAAGGACCAGACCAACGCCGAGCGTGGTCAAGTGCAGCCCGGTAACAACGCGCCCATGTGGCGCGCGGTGGGGCAGGGCGTGACCGGCTATACCAGCCTGCCCAAAAGCCAGGCGCCCGAGGCTGGCAACCTGATCCAGCCCTTCGTGCAGTACCCCGGCTCGCGTCTGGCCTCGGCGGGTGAGTCTTGGCGGCAGGTCCGCAACAACATCATCATTCCTTATGGCGCAGCCTTGCTGCTGATCGCTGTGGGCGCGATGGCTTTGTTTTATTTCTCCAAGGGCACCATCGAATTACACGGCCAGGAAACCGGCCGCAAGATCGAACGCTTCACACCCTTTGAGCGCTCGGCCCATTGGGCCAACGCCATCGCTTTTGTGTCGCTGGCCATCTCGGGCATCGTCATCGCCTACGGCAAATACTTCTTGCTCCCTATTTTGGGTGGTACGCTGTTTGGCTGGTTGAGCTTCGCCCTGAAAAACCTGCACAACTTTGCAGGCCCCTTGTTTGCGGTGTCTTTGGTGGTGGTCTTCATCACCTTTGTCAAAGACAACCTGCCCAGCAAGGACGATGTGGTCTGGATGCTCAAAGGCGGCGGTTTGTTCTCGGGTACTGAAGTGCCTTCCCACCGATTCAATGCGGGCGAAAAAGTGGTGTTCTGGGGCGGCGTGCTGCTCTTGGGTGCGATCGTGGTCGGCTCAGGCCTGGTGCTGGACATGCTGATCCCCGGTCTCATTTACGAACGCGGCACCATGCAAATCGCCAGCATGATCCACGGCGTGGCGGCCTTGTTCATGATGGCCATGTTCATCGGCCACATCTACATGGGCACCATTGGCATGCGTGGTGCTTACAAAGCCATGCGCACGGGCTATGTGGACGAAACCTGGGCCAAGGAGCACCATGAGTTGTGGTACGACGATGTGAAGTCGGGCAAGATCCCAGCCCACCGTACAGCCACCACGGCCCCCCCCGCCACCTCGAATGCTTCCACCGCTTCGGCTTGA
- a CDS encoding formate dehydrogenase subunit alpha, whose translation MLLTKKSSGTSDATSSPFIHSLRRGLSQALPTLDRRSFLRRSGLGVGVGLAASQLSLVQKAQAATAKSITGAGKVEVKRTICTHCSVGCAIDAVVENGVWVRQEPVFDSPINLGAHCAKGAAIREHGHGEYRLRYPMKLVNGKYERISWDVALNEISAKMLELKKASGPDSIYYVGSSKHNNEQAYLLRKFVSFWGTNNCDHQARICHSTTVAGVANTWGYGAMTNSYNDMQNSKVALYIGSNAAEAHPVSMLHMLHAKENGCKMIVVDPRFTRTAAKADEFVRIRSGTDIPFLFGVLYHIFKNGWEDKKYINDRVYGMDAIKTEVLAKWTPDKVEEACGVKEDQVFKIAKMLHENNPGTIVWCMGQTQHTIGNAIVRASCILQLALGNVGKTGGGTNIFRGHDNVQGATDVGPNPDSLPGYYGLAEGSWKHFASTWGVDFEWIKKQFASPAMMGKNGITVSRWIDGVLENNELIDQDSNLRGVFYWGHAPNSQTRGLDMKRAMDKLDLLVVVDPYPSATAAMAAMPGKAEDLNPNRAVYLLPAATQFETSGSCTASNRSIQWREKVIEPLWESRSDHMIMHQLAEKLGFAKELSKNYKMQKVGGMDEPVPEDILREINKCVWTIGYTGQSPERLKAHMKNMNVFDVKTLKAKGGKDKETGYDFTGDYFGLPWPCYGTPEMKHPGSPNLYDTSKHVMDGGGNFRANFGVEREGKSLLAEDGSHSKGADITTGYPELDHILLKKLGWWDELTEAEKAKAEGKNWKTDSSGGMIRVFMKNHGCHPFGNAKARAVVWNFPDPIPQHREPLYGTRPDLMAKYPTHDDRKAFWRLPTLFKTVQDKNIADKVHEKYPLILTSGRLVEYEGGGEETRANPWLAELQQEAYVEIHPKTAADRGIRNGDRVWLTGATGARLDVQALVTERVDTATVWMPFHFSGRWQGADMLAHYPKGAAPIVRGEAVNTATTYGYDSVTMMQESKTTICNIEKA comes from the coding sequence ATGTTGCTGACCAAAAAATCCTCCGGCACATCTGATGCCACGTCATCCCCCTTCATCCACAGCTTGCGCCGTGGTTTGTCGCAGGCCTTGCCCACCCTGGACCGCCGCAGCTTTTTGCGCCGCTCGGGTTTGGGCGTGGGGGTGGGCTTGGCTGCATCCCAGTTGAGCTTGGTGCAAAAAGCGCAGGCCGCCACTGCCAAGTCCATCACGGGCGCGGGCAAGGTCGAAGTCAAGCGCACCATCTGCACCCACTGCTCGGTGGGTTGCGCCATCGATGCGGTTGTGGAAAACGGTGTTTGGGTGCGCCAGGAGCCTGTGTTCGACTCGCCCATCAACCTGGGTGCGCATTGCGCCAAGGGCGCGGCCATCCGTGAGCATGGCCATGGCGAATACCGCCTGCGTTACCCCATGAAGCTGGTCAACGGCAAATACGAGCGCATCAGCTGGGACGTGGCCCTCAACGAAATCAGCGCCAAGATGCTGGAGCTGAAAAAGGCCAGCGGCCCAGACAGCATTTATTACGTGGGCTCCTCCAAACACAACAACGAACAAGCCTATTTGCTGCGCAAGTTCGTGAGCTTCTGGGGCACCAACAACTGCGACCACCAAGCCCGCATTTGCCACTCCACCACGGTGGCCGGTGTGGCCAACACCTGGGGTTATGGCGCCATGACCAACTCGTACAACGACATGCAAAACAGCAAGGTCGCTTTGTACATCGGCTCCAACGCGGCCGAAGCCCACCCGGTGTCCATGCTGCACATGCTGCACGCCAAAGAAAACGGCTGCAAGATGATCGTGGTCGACCCGCGTTTCACCCGCACCGCAGCCAAGGCCGACGAGTTCGTGCGCATCCGCTCCGGTACCGACATTCCTTTCCTGTTTGGTGTGCTGTATCACATCTTCAAAAACGGCTGGGAAGACAAAAAATACATCAACGACCGTGTCTACGGCATGGACGCCATCAAGACCGAAGTGCTGGCCAAGTGGACACCCGACAAGGTGGAAGAGGCTTGCGGCGTCAAAGAAGACCAAGTCTTCAAGATCGCCAAGATGCTGCACGAGAACAACCCCGGCACCATCGTCTGGTGCATGGGCCAGACCCAGCACACGATTGGCAATGCCATCGTGCGTGCTTCTTGCATCTTGCAATTGGCTTTGGGCAACGTCGGCAAGACCGGTGGCGGCACCAATATTTTCCGTGGCCACGACAACGTGCAGGGCGCGACCGACGTGGGCCCTAACCCCGATTCATTGCCCGGTTACTACGGTTTGGCCGAAGGCTCCTGGAAGCACTTTGCCAGCACCTGGGGTGTGGATTTCGAGTGGATCAAAAAACAGTTCGCATCGCCCGCCATGATGGGCAAGAACGGCATCACCGTGTCCCGCTGGATCGATGGCGTACTCGAGAACAACGAGCTGATCGACCAAGACAGCAACCTGCGCGGCGTGTTCTATTGGGGCCATGCCCCCAACTCGCAAACCCGTGGTCTGGACATGAAGCGCGCCATGGACAAGCTCGACTTGTTGGTGGTGGTCGACCCGTACCCATCGGCCACAGCGGCCATGGCCGCCATGCCCGGCAAGGCCGAAGACCTTAACCCCAACCGTGCGGTGTACCTGTTGCCCGCTGCGACCCAGTTCGAAACCAGCGGTTCGTGCACCGCCTCCAACCGCTCCATCCAGTGGCGCGAGAAAGTCATTGAGCCCTTGTGGGAGAGCCGCTCGGACCACATGATCATGCACCAGCTGGCAGAGAAATTGGGCTTTGCCAAAGAGCTGTCCAAAAACTACAAGATGCAAAAAGTCGGCGGCATGGACGAGCCTGTGCCCGAGGACATCCTGCGCGAGATCAACAAGTGCGTCTGGACCATTGGCTACACCGGCCAAAGCCCAGAGCGCCTGAAGGCCCACATGAAGAACATGAACGTGTTCGATGTGAAGACGCTCAAGGCCAAAGGCGGCAAGGACAAGGAAACCGGCTACGACTTCACCGGTGATTACTTCGGTCTGCCATGGCCTTGCTACGGCACGCCCGAAATGAAGCACCCGGGCTCGCCCAACCTGTACGACACCTCCAAGCACGTCATGGATGGTGGCGGTAATTTCCGCGCGAACTTTGGCGTGGAACGTGAAGGCAAGAGCCTGTTGGCCGAAGACGGTTCGCACTCCAAGGGCGCGGACATCACCACCGGTTACCCGGAACTCGACCACATCTTGCTCAAGAAACTGGGCTGGTGGGACGAGCTGACCGAGGCTGAAAAAGCCAAAGCCGAAGGCAAAAACTGGAAGACGGATTCGTCGGGCGGCATGATCCGTGTGTTCATGAAAAACCACGGTTGCCACCCCTTTGGCAACGCCAAGGCGCGCGCCGTGGTCTGGAACTTCCCAGATCCGATTCCGCAGCACCGCGAGCCTTTGTACGGCACCCGTCCGGACTTGATGGCCAAGTACCCCACACACGACGACCGCAAGGCTTTCTGGCGTCTGCCTACCTTGTTCAAGACCGTGCAGGACAAGAACATCGCCGACAAGGTGCACGAGAAGTACCCGCTCATCCTGACCTCTGGCCGTTTGGTCGAGTACGAAGGCGGTGGCGAGGAAACCCGCGCCAACCCTTGGCTGGCCGAGTTGCAGCAAGAGGCCTATGTCGAAATCCATCCCAAGACGGCAGCAGACCGGGGCATCCGCAACGGCGACCGCGTCTGGTTGACCGGTGCCACCGGCGCTCGACTGGACGTGCAGGCCCTGGTGACCGAGCGTGTGGACACCGCCACGGTGTGGATGCCTTTCCACTTCTCTGGTCGTTGGCAAGGTGCCGACATGCTGGCGCACTACCCCAAAGGCGCTGCGCCCATCGTGCGCGGCGAGGCGGTCAACACCGCCACCACCTACGGTTATGACAGCGTCACCATGATGCAAGAGTCCAAGACCACCATCTGCAACATCGAAAAAGCCTAA
- a CDS encoding formate dehydrogenase: MSSKTSALSRRSLFSGAATVGAVAAATAVLPGVVKQAAPVATSLPKPTRGGGYTLSEHVQQYYKTARV; encoded by the coding sequence ATGTCTTCCAAAACTTCCGCTCTTTCGCGCCGCAGCCTGTTCTCAGGTGCTGCCACGGTGGGCGCGGTGGCTGCAGCCACCGCTGTTTTGCCGGGTGTTGTCAAGCAGGCCGCGCCCGTGGCCACGTCCTTGCCCAAGCCCACGCGTGGCGGGGGTTACACCCTGAGCGAGCACGTTCAGCAGTATTACAAGACCGCCCGCGTCTGA
- a CDS encoding TRAP transporter large permease subunit, translating to MKKEVWFGLTIMALVVLSAFVLLPPPSEMANGHLGLLMLALVVVAIMLGFPTAFTLMGMGMIFAWIAYRSSNPDLAVQQTLDLMVQRAFSVMSNDVLISIPLFVFMGYLIERANLIEKLFKSMHLAMARVPGSLAVATIVTCAIFATATGIVGAVVTLMGLLALPAMLRAGYSVQLSAGAITAGGCLGILIPPSVMLIVYGATAGVSVVKLYAGAFFPGVMLATLYVLYVVILAKIKPSMAPPMSAQDRIVPLPAFAQVVSKDISNNVLPGLIGALKGKRNAAVPMRDLLNHLVIALLPLLAVAAIMGTIYFKVTAPLPVETVEGVMAMGGELSDSADAAEEENVSGLSEPETEGLQTPPAATEEAKADAAPASEPAKEPASVAVSAAAQTPADEAERQEAPLSFWIGLASCAVALALFYAYFSFARLEIFKMLLGSFFPLAIMILAVLGTIVFGLATPTEAAAMGSLGGLLLAAAYRRLNYVVLRESVYLTAKTSAMVCWLFVGSSIFSAAFALLGGQEIINTWVLGMDLTPVQFMILAQVVIFLLGWPLEWTEIIVIFMPIFIPLLPHFGIDPLFFGLLVALNLQTAFLSPPVAMAAFYLKGVSPPHVTLNQIFAGMLPFMAIQVFAIVLLYMFPAIGMWLPEVLYK from the coding sequence ATGAAAAAAGAAGTCTGGTTTGGTCTGACCATCATGGCCTTGGTCGTGTTGTCGGCCTTTGTTTTGTTGCCTCCTCCTTCCGAGATGGCCAACGGTCATTTGGGCTTGCTCATGCTGGCCTTGGTGGTGGTGGCGATCATGTTGGGTTTCCCCACAGCTTTCACGCTCATGGGCATGGGCATGATCTTTGCCTGGATTGCTTACCGAAGCTCCAACCCCGATCTGGCGGTTCAGCAAACGCTGGACCTGATGGTTCAGCGCGCCTTCTCGGTCATGTCCAATGACGTGCTGATCTCGATCCCCTTGTTCGTGTTCATGGGCTACCTCATTGAACGCGCCAACTTGATCGAAAAATTGTTCAAGAGCATGCACTTGGCGATGGCCCGTGTTCCGGGTTCTTTGGCAGTGGCCACCATCGTGACCTGCGCCATTTTTGCCACGGCCACGGGCATCGTGGGCGCGGTGGTCACGCTCATGGGCTTGCTGGCGCTGCCGGCTATGCTGCGTGCGGGTTACAGCGTTCAGTTGTCGGCGGGGGCCATCACCGCAGGCGGCTGTTTGGGCATTCTGATTCCGCCCTCGGTCATGTTGATCGTCTACGGCGCGACGGCCGGCGTGTCGGTGGTCAAGTTGTACGCTGGCGCATTCTTTCCTGGTGTGATGCTGGCCACCTTGTACGTGCTCTACGTGGTGATTTTGGCCAAGATCAAGCCCAGCATGGCACCGCCCATGTCGGCGCAAGACCGCATCGTGCCCTTGCCAGCGTTTGCGCAAGTGGTGTCCAAAGACATCAGCAACAACGTGCTGCCCGGCTTGATCGGCGCCCTCAAGGGCAAGCGCAATGCGGCAGTGCCCATGCGCGACTTGCTCAACCACTTGGTCATTGCTTTGCTGCCGCTTTTGGCCGTCGCAGCGATCATGGGAACCATTTACTTCAAAGTCACTGCACCACTGCCCGTCGAGACGGTCGAGGGTGTGATGGCCATGGGTGGTGAGTTGTCCGATTCCGCAGACGCCGCAGAAGAGGAAAACGTCAGCGGTTTGTCGGAGCCCGAAACCGAAGGCTTGCAAACCCCACCGGCTGCGACCGAAGAGGCCAAAGCGGATGCGGCCCCAGCTTCAGAACCTGCCAAAGAGCCTGCGTCGGTCGCGGTCAGTGCTGCGGCGCAAACGCCTGCGGATGAGGCCGAGCGCCAAGAAGCGCCGCTGTCCTTCTGGATTGGCTTGGCCAGCTGCGCAGTGGCCTTGGCCCTGTTCTATGCCTATTTCAGCTTTGCAAGGCTTGAGATTTTCAAGATGTTGCTGGGCTCGTTCTTCCCGCTGGCCATCATGATTTTGGCGGTGCTCGGCACCATCGTGTTTGGTTTGGCCACACCGACCGAAGCGGCGGCCATGGGTTCGCTGGGCGGTTTGCTGCTGGCTGCCGCTTACCGCAGGCTCAACTATGTGGTGCTGCGCGAATCGGTGTACCTGACGGCAAAAACCAGCGCCATGGTGTGCTGGTTGTTTGTGGGCTCCAGCATTTTCTCGGCAGCCTTTGCGTTGCTGGGTGGCCAAGAGATCATCAACACCTGGGTGCTGGGCATGGACCTGACGCCGGTGCAGTTCATGATCCTGGCGCAAGTGGTCATCTTCTTGTTGGGCTGGCCTTTGGAGTGGACAGAGATCATCGTGATTTTCATGCCGATCTTCATCCCCTTGCTGCCCCACTTTGGCATCGATCCGCTGTTCTTCGGTTTGTTGGTGGCTTTGAACCTGCAGACCGCATTCCTGAGCCCACCTGTGGCCATGGCGGCTTTCTACCTGAAGGGTGTGAGCCCACCACACGTCACGCTGAACCAGATCTTCGCGGGCATGTTGCCTTTCATGGCGATTCAGGTCTTTGCCATCGTGCTGCTCTACATGTTCCCGGCCATCGGCATGTGGTTGCCTGAAGTTCTTTACAAATAA